DNA sequence from the Chlorocebus sabaeus isolate Y175 chromosome 25, mChlSab1.0.hap1, whole genome shotgun sequence genome:
gctagtctcaaactcctggactcaagcaattctcccaccttggcctctcaaaatgataagattacaggtgagagtcactacacctggcctcaagaaaaatatctttcaaaaattaaagtgaaataaaggCTTTTTAACATCACTACAAGAAGTGTTAAATAAAATGCTTCATGTGTAAGAAAAATCATACCAGATGGAAATTTGGTGTACTTAAAAGAATGTGAGTTAACATAAAAGACATTTTTCCTCAtataaaaaaatctctttaagaaagaaatcctatcaaaaaaatgaatgcacttgtatgtttattgtagcactattcacaatagcaaacatatAAAATGAACCTGTGTCAATCATTGGaggattagatttttaaaatgtggtatgcatataccacagaatactactcaaccactaaagaaataatgtcttttgcagcaatatggtTGGAACTTGAGgctatcctaagtgaaataactcagaaacagaaagtcaaatactgtacattgtcacttataagtgggaactaaacaatgggtacacatggacatacaaaGTAGAACAGATATTGGAGACTCCAAAATGTGGGAAGACAGGAGAAGGATGAGGGTTGGAAAACTACTGATTTGGTACAATGTTCACTACTTGAGCGATGGGTGCACTAAAAGCTGAGATTTCATCACTACACAATATATGTATGCaagaaatctgcacttgtaccctctatgtgtattttttaaatgtcaaaatagAAAATCCTTTAAAAGATAACTGTTTCACACAAATCTAATATCAATGAAGGGGTTTATGAtatctttaaaagtaaaatttatgacACAATAGCACAAAGACCAGTAgtggagaaaataaaagtgtattaTTGTAAGGTATACTATATTTGAAGATAGATAATGGTATGctaaagatatatacatatatactaaaaCTTGGAGCAAATACCATTTGAAAAAGACATATAGCTGATAAGCCAACAACAGACAAGGtagaatatctttttcatatatagtattacataaaataaaatttattttaataaaccaAAATAAGGCACGAAATGGAGAAAACAGGACTAAAGAAcaggacaaagagaaaacaaatagtaTAAAGGTGGATTTAAGCCCAatcatatcaataataacattaaatgtaaatggtctaagaCTGATTAAAAGACAGCGATAGTGatgttgaatttaaaaagcaagacccaaccatatgctgtctacaagaaacccattctaaatataaagacacaagtTACAAGGATGATATGGCATGGTAAcactaatgaaaagaaaacctGAAGTAGCTATGGTAATATCAAATCAAGTGTATTTCAGAGCAAAGACTATGTCATCAAGAGGATATAGCAATTCTAAATGTGTATGCTTCTAAAACTAGAGCTTCAAggtacataaaacaaaaatttaaagaatagaCAAAACAGACAAACTCACAATCATAGCTGAAGATTTTAACATCTATCAACAGTTCAATAGAACAACCAGCAAAAAAAAGTCTGTAAGGACCCAGTAGGCTTGAACAACGCTATTAACCAACTGGATCCAATTAACATGTTTAAAACACTCCACTCATCAACAACAGTGCTCATGGAACTCTTACAAGGGTAGACCATGTGGTGGGCTGAATAATAGCAACCAAAGATGTTCAGGTCCTACTCCTTGGAATTTGTGCATGTTACCTTATTTGCAAAGTGGCTTTATAAGTATAATTAAAGAtcttgaaaagagaaaattattataGAATAACTAGGTGGGCCTTAAGTGCAATcacagtgtccttataagaggaaagTAGAGAAAGATTGGACTATACACAGAAACTAGAAAGCAATGTGATCATGAAAGTGCAAAGAGATTTAAATATGCTATACTGCTGGcttcaaagacagaaagaagtcaTGAGCTGAGAAATGCAAccctagaagctagaaaaggcaaagaaactgaCTCTCTCCTAGAGCCATCTGAAGGAGTGCAACCTTAGTAACATCTTGGTTTTGGCCCagtgaaaccagttttgaacttctgaccacTAGAACTATAGGAGAATAAATGAATGTTATcttaagtcaccaagtttgtggtaatttattacaacCACCATAGTGAACAAATACAGACCATATTCTGGGTCATAAAATAAGTCTGAATACATCTAAATGGATTCAAATGATACAAAGTATATTCTCTGATCACAaaagaaataacttaaaaatcagtaacagaaaaaattgtgggaaaatccccaaatatttggaaggTAGACAACACACTTATAAATAACCcgtatatgaaaaaaagaaatcaaaagggaaattagaaaatatcttgaacctaataaaaatgaaaatacaacatatcaagcTTTGGGGGATGAAGCTAAAGCAGTGCTAGAGGTAAATTTACAGCAATACATACTCATTAGGTAAGAAGAAAGGTATCTAATTAATGGACTCGGCttactgccttaaaaaaaaaaaactagataaaaAGAGTAAATGAAACCCAAAATAACCATGAAGAAAGAATAACAATAAGTtcaaaattcaataataataaaaagacgtATAATATAGAAAAGTCAATTAAGTCAAAAGGTGGTTCTTTGAAAAGTGATAAGCTGAAAACCAGActggttaggaaaaaaaaaaaaaagaataaagaaacaaattattaatGACAAAAATGAGAGGGAAGATGTTATTACCTACCACAATGACATATTGTTTGTACTCATATTCCCAAATTTATAGAAcactttttaaatggaaagagtttctaaaaaatcagaaaaacagctTTTCTGTggctcttaaaaggaaaaaaaaaatccaacatgaTATTAAAAATTCATACTTAAAAATGGGATATACTTTTTAAAGGCAATTTCCttgaagttgtttttcttttttttttttttttacatttactgaTGGAAAGGTGAAGGTGAAATGGTAGATTGAAGCCAGACATTAAAACTGTTTTGAATTCTCACTTACTTGGACATAGAATATCAGCAGTCTCAAAGTCATTCACCCGACAGATGGGCAAAAATGAGTCCCTTGAAGATGAAGTACAAAAAGACTATTGAAAAGTATTTCGCACATTAAATACTAAGCCATAGGATATAAACATCTTATTCTCAGAAAGAGATTTCTGGATATACTTCTTAAGGTCAGGGGATGAAGCCAGAAGTCTACTATAATGTATAACCCTACAGCactgaaatctattttttctgtatattaatCACATAGTCATGCAATACTATAGTTATAGATTCTAATAAACAGTACATAAACTTGGTGACACTAAGACTCTTTTAAGAACTCAAACCTCTTCACAAAGATGGTAAACAATTTTAGACTTACAGTATCTTACAAGTTCAACTGAAAATATGCTGAGAAAGTGGCACAGTTGGAGGTAGTTCTGTTTTGTGGCAGTCtacaattttgaaattttgaatgcATATGGGATGAAATGAAGAGGAACATAGTAGGTATTCCTTCCCAAAGAAAATTATGTCTTTAAGAAAACATAATGCAATATAAATATGAATGTAGACTAAGACAATAAAATCACTCTTTACTCACAGATGAGTAACTAAATTGCTGAATGGTAAGAAGCCTTCCATTAAATGTGGATACATGACTTCAGAGTTCACTGGCATCTAAATGCAATAAACCACAAAATCAACTGTACACATTGATtagacaaaatgagaaaaatcttcaGCTAAGATCAAAATATATTAACTTATTATCATTAAAGACCTTAATACATATTCTAGTATAAATACagagttttcattattattaatgcTAGGttcatagtaagtgcttaataaagattttttttttttttttttttttttttttttttttttttttttttgccgccacctcgcccggctagttttttgtattttttttagtagagacggggtttcaccgtgttagccaggatggtctcgatctcctgacctcgtgatccgcccgtctcggcctcccaaagtgctgggattacaggcttgagccaccgcgcccggcccaataaagatttttaaatgaatttttaaaatggaataaggTTAGCATTTACTAAATATCAGGTACTATGCAAATACTTAATTTGCTAAAAGCTCAGTTGCCTCATTTCACTTGTTTCAATCTTACTGCATATCTTCTACTCTAATTTGGGAGTTCTTCCTGAGAAGAGAACAATATGAAGACTTAGCTATTGTTTATTATAGTCTCTGAAGACAAACCTATAAATCTGTAACAACTGCATAGCATCAATAATCTGTGTCATTTAAGTCTTTTACTATGGTTTTCAATAAAGCTATGGATATAAACCATTATTATGCATAAGATCCCAATGTAACTGACACTAattgtctatgtcttttaatttgttaaaaataaagtcaataacTTCCCATCATAAAAGCCAGTATGCATTGTAAGCAGAActgcagcaaaacaaaaaaacaaacaaacaaacaaacaaacaaaaaccccataaTTTTGCCTCATCTTAAACTCACCATGTAAAAATGCTCCAGTCGAATTCCATACACTATTTGTAAGGCTCTCATGTAGATCATGTGCAAGACTTCAGGCTACAGCAAAAACAACTTTGAATATTCTGATGCATAACTCTAAAGTTTATCATAATGATGATAAACTCATACTATCATCATTACCATACAATATTATAGTCAatgaaagcaaagaagaaaaaggcaacAAAATTACTCCATTTCCCTTGAAATACTCcttaatttttccaaatttaacaCAAGATGCTTAGTTTGCTCATACATAAGTGGTCAAGGGATCAGCTGTTTAAGAAGGAGAGGGCAAGTATATCCAAATCCAATCCAAGCAACCCAATCCACCTTAGGAAATGGAAGAAGAAGAGTTAGTCTTTCAGAACAGGCTGTCAGGCATGTGGCAGAAATAATGGCACattgaaaatgtgtgtgtgtgtgtgtgtgtgtgtgtgtgtgttttaaagaacACAGGAAACCttgttttaagattttaaaacagaTATTAAGGTTTCCTTAGATGTGAAGTTTAAGGGAACCCTTCATCAGGAGGTATAAATGTAATAGGgttatatatgattttaaaaattggatctTCTAAAACAGCAGTTCCTAAATGCAGGCGTGTGAATCTGTTCTGATCCATGTAGTAATACAACTGTATTGGGTGAGCAGAAAGACGAGAAATATAGGGAAAATGTGGTAATCTTTTTAAGAAAGCTGAATTTACTCAGTTTGAAGACGTCAGTTATTCTAAAAgtatttcttccattttcaagAATCAAAGGGGGTAGCGATGTCAGAAAGTTTGAGTTCTACATCATTAAACCAGGTTTTACTATGTTATCACTTCAAGTCCAACACAAGAAACTGGAAGGAGACTTTGGGATTTTCTGTGACACATAAATAGTTCACTTTGCATTTAAtaactaaagatagaaaaaaaaagtacctgtCAAAACAAGTCAGTTCCCCCTGGGGcataatacatgaaaattaatctGTAAGCTTCCAAAGAGGattatttctaagcattttttttGTGGTTGAAAACCACTTGGAATAAGTTCCTTCAACCCCTACCAATAAATGATACTCTCAGACCACCAttccaataataataaaaaatttaatatactttaatatgttttagaagctgttttttgttttttttaaaaaaagaaaacgacTATATTAAAGAGTTGAATCCTAATGGGAATGTAGAAGTCACCACACATATAAACttggtgttatttttaaattacgcTAGGTGAGAGATTCTCTCTCGATGAAAATGGTCTCCATCAAATAGGAGGGCATATCCCTTTCTTGCCACACTATAGACCTAGTAgcttacttttttcttaaataccATTATCCACATGCAAACATAACCACCTTTTACCTTTGGATTCGGATAAAGATCATTCTTGGTGAGGTTTTTACCATCAGCTCCTGTTAAGATCTTATTGCGAATATGAATCACAATCTCAGCTACATTGTATCTGGGGAAAGACAAAGTTTCCATCTTGGAAGTTTCCTGTTaatctgaaggaagaaaaaaatattagaaatatcaCATAATCAGTAGCTCTCATTATCTGAAAACTAATAAATATAAGGACAAAATGAACAAGCCAAAGTTGAACTATTCATAGTAGTGTTAACTATCATCAAATATCTTAGTAAAATAAAGAcaagtatttatatatgtatcctaaaattacttttattctaAGGTGACACAGTTATTTTCTACTCATTTTCCTAGTGTTGTTCTCTTCTGtaggaagagaaaaacacatttgGGAAGGAGGACTTTGGTTGAATACATAGATGGGAACCATGTGCTTTTCTTTTACATGTGAGGGCCAAGGAGCTTAACAAGACCAATCCTAATAATTAATTCTCAAAGCAAGGCATATAGGCAACATTATCGGAAGAAGCTATATATAAACAACAGTAATATAGGGCATAAAAAATTGTATTCAGTTTTGACATCCTATTCAATACATATATAGTGAGATGGCTAATCAGGTTGTAGAtgcaaacagaagagagaaaaacaactgAATAAGAATAGATTATATAATTGGTAGCAATTCCTAtcaccagagtgagaacttcaaGAAAACGAAAAACCATATCTCCTAATGTCTTCACGTAGTAAGTTATTCCTATCTGTGTGCCCCTAGAGTAGTAGTTCTCTAACTTTATCCTCAAGGGCACATCTGGCAATGGCTGGAGACGTTTTTGGTTGTCAGCACAGGAGTGTGGGTGCCACTAGAATCTAGTGGGTAAAGACCAGGGATGCTACCAAACGTCCTGTGATGTATAGGGTGGcccccacagcaaagaattatccagttCAAAAGGTCAATAAATGCTGATGTTAAAAAACcttgtacctgtaatctcagcactttgagggggaccaaagcaggtggatcgcttgagcccaggagtttaagaccagcttgggtaacatgatgaaaccctatctctacaaaaaacctaaaaattagtcaggcatggtggcctatgcctatagtcccagctacttgggaggctgaggtgggaggatcacttgaggctgggaagtagaggttgcagtgagcagagattgcaccactgcactccagcctgggtgatagagacccTGTGTcgaaaagggaaggggaggggaggggaggggaggggggagggggaggggagggggaggggagggggaggggagggggaggggagggggaggggagggggaggggaggggggaggggaggggaggggaggggagggaagtggagggaaggggagggaagggaagggaaagggaggggaggggaggggaggggaggggggaggggagcagaggggaggaaagggaaggtgagggaagggaaagggggaggggaggggaggggggagggggggtggggaggggggaggggagcagaggggaggggaggggaggggaggggaggggagggaagtgaagggaggaagaaagagagaaagaaagaaaaccttgtCCTAGAGCCTTGCATTTAACCCTGTTATGATACTAGTTGCAACGTACCAAAACTATGTTTAAAGAACTCTGACACTACATTGTGAGATTCCaggatcttttcattttctttgtatctCTCCCTGTAACCACAAAAATAGCAGTAGTaacagcaagagggaaagagggaaatgaGCAGCAATAGCAGCCACTGCTCAGCCACTCCCTTAAATACCTGTTGTGTTACCTTCAGATCCCCTACTCTCCAGTGAAGCAAAATGATCTTAGAGACCCAATGTGAATATATTCAATTTTGCAAACACATTGAAATGGCCCACAATTCTGAGAATCTATTTCTTTAGGTTCCTAATGTTTTTCAGCATTTTAGGGTTAAAAAGGGGAGCTTTGGCAACTTGCCAAACCTCTAATAAATGGAAGCCATTCTAAACAACGATTAACAAATAACTTCCCAATTCAGCTTGAACATGTGACATCATCACAGAATTCACTCTCAATGCAACTTTTTCCCACTTTATGATGATTCCAAATTAAATAACTCTTCCTTACAGTGTGTGGAAATATGTTTTGTTGTAATTTTACCTCCCGGTCCAGTCACTGCAACTAAATAGAATATATTAATCTCCGTTTACATGACACcattttcaaaaatgtgaagaaagCTATTACACCTCTGCTAAGCCCTCCCTTCTTTAAAGTAAGTATAATTTGTTTATGTTTGGCTATATGTAACTTTAAAATACTCCTTATAAGGACATTGTTTTAGAAACTACCATCTTATTCATCTTCCTGTAACACACAGTATTTTGTAAATGTCTTCTTAAAATGTAGTGCCCAAACTGAACACGACATGGTCTGCTAGGGCACAGTATTAATGGCCTCTGCTGTAGCACTTGTTGATCAACTGGAACTCCAAGAACTTCACCATGACCCTCCTGTATCAAGACGGCTTCTCcctgttcttttttccccccttttcctcttttttggtcACATCTGCTGGGTCACTTGTGTTCTTGTTGTATAAACTGATCATTTGAACCTTAAGCAAGAATTTGTACTTTCTACCATTAAATTTCATGATTGCAAGCTTTCCTGTTAGAGCTAGGAccttttgtctaatttttttttctttgaagcagGGTCtgtttgtcacccaagctggagtgcagtgtggcacaatgacagctcactgcagccacgacctcccaggttcaagctatcctcctgcctcagcctcccaagtagccaggactacagcaggcacacaccaccacgccctgttAATTTGcgtgtgtgtggagatggggtctatgttgccccgtctagtcttgaactcctgggctcaagtgatcctcccacctcaacctcccaaagtgctgggatacaagCATGAGTTACTTTGCCAGGCCATTCAGCTGGGATCTTTTGGAATCCAGATTCTGATGCATCACATATTAGATGTCCCCTTCGGCATAAATATGCATTCTACATTTTCATGTAAGTCATAGACTTAAAAGCTGTTCATAAAAGGACTGGACCAAAGAAAGACTTCAGAAAAAGTCACTTTTCCAAAAAACCTGCATCTGAATCACAGAATATTGCAATAGAAAGCGTAGGTGTAAAGTATCTTCAAAATTATTATCACTCGTTCCTCTCTTCTCTAATATTTGGCCCTCTACTATCAGATTAATCCTTATAAAAACACTTAATGCATCATATAATATTTGCACGAAAATACTTCAATTACCTTACCCACATCAAATTCAAATTTTTCTGCTAGGCTCCTAAAACCTTTAATAATTGAATGAAAGTTGTGCTCCAAGTTAGTCTCCTAACTTTCCCAAACTTCCAGTATTTCCTTTTGGAACCTCCTCCAATATCCAAATTCTATCATTCTTTCGGAGTACCATTTCAGTTACAATTTATTCATTAACGAGAGATGAAGAAAGACACTTTCCAACTACACAGTTTGAGCTCCTGGGTGGCATAAAGTATATAAATGACTTAATATATACGCAGTAATACTCTGTCTAACGAGTAGCAGAGATTAACTGCTAATTATTCCTCTGGTTTCTCACTTATTTGCAGCACCACGATGCTGAGCAGAGTAGGTACTAAAAGTATTATCTGTTAAATTTTACACACTTCGTTTtgttaaaataaactatttgtgGACATCACagttccaggaggcagagattaaacaaaaataaacagaaatgacTCCCAACTTCAATGAATTAAGTAAAACGTTCCTTGaacttttaaagggaaaaaatgatcGCGTTACGCGTGCGTAGTGCTATGTATACGCTGCTCTCTTCCTTTGAATTTTGAACGTTGCATTGAGAGTGATATTTTTGTCCTTTCATTCATGGTTTTGGATTTGGTTAAGAAACGTTTGGCAACAGAGATGTGTAAAAAGCTGACAAGCATCTGCAGCCAAATAAGCCACATCACCACCACCTTTCCAAAAATCACACATAAATGTATGCCTAAGTTGGACAATTTCAGCTCAAGCTCGTCTTCTTTGGTCTATGCTGCACCAGAAAACACCCATTAGTTTCGTAGGAACTGAACTCTGGTTGTTTCTGGGACTAAAATCCAATAAAAAGTAACGATGGGCCCGCCCCTCACCTCCCAGGCGCTGGTTTCTTCCGCCTCCTCCCACCGCTGAGCACAACAAAAACACCGCCAGGCCCTGCGTCCCGACACTTGCCCGCGCCTTGGGATGGCGAAGGTGTCCGCAGGCTTCCTTCCTCCGTCCTCTCGCGCTCACCTACAGTGCCGGCCGCCGACAGGAAGGCGGCGAGTTCGAGGAGCAGCTACAAGCAAAGTAAAAAATCAGCAAACATCGACCGTTGTCACTTTTCAAACTTGCCGCCTCCTACTGG
Encoded proteins:
- the LOC140710172 gene encoding uncharacterized protein produces the protein MTPNFNELSKTFLELLKGKNDRVTRAGFFRLLPPLSTTKTPPGPASRHLPAPWDGEGVRRLPSSVLSRSPTVPAADRKAASSRSSYKQSKKSANIDRCHFSNLPPPTGSPAPFRQAHVQPRRIPVGLKRRQAGGAGVVMEGAGRSAEPLLAELAPSRNLGLREVEAPRFRGRDRG